In one window of Vanessa atalanta chromosome 10, ilVanAtal1.2, whole genome shotgun sequence DNA:
- the LOC125066898 gene encoding uncharacterized protein LOC125066898 codes for MNQNQRKNVRSAFKNYNTNSALKENSKRDDIEEVLPPKSRRNLFKTDKLMTNRCCYVTPDYKDVEQSTEYSGVDDQFNNLILQQYDFDPTIPDTIKQIKELKKVLCGVTNKVDNCSQYVSQRPRSPSYVVTADGSQWQSLENVDDVEEYLSAEKAKTLSGPTKANTSENIYISEIPQVKVIIEKFSKFKKNNVELRKLEEKIVCIEYDVFETCIAENKLKAPKQVLRAYFSVKPKTDKHKDVPVSIIPSSVKRNFNVTNEDLGKLDEKEIEIIDGMIVENKPYLDDLKKVLKRKQALCARKVKTSLDLMALYAMAKMEGPGLENFTDKNLLSKVELEEIKNLVANKCATSKHGINRRTLKSENETKETKPIECVSDVSKSIFAELTKSDDYSLNKK; via the exons ATGAACCAAAATCAACGTAAAAACGTCCGGAgcgcttttaaaaattataataccaaTAGCGCACTAAAGGAAAATTCAAAGAGAGATGATATTGAAGAAGTTCTACCTCCTAAAAGCAGGAGAAATCTATTTAAAACTGACAAACTTATGACCAATAGATGTTGTTATGTGACTCCTGATTACAAGGATGTAGAACAGTCAACAGAATATTCTGGAGTTGATGATCAA tttaataatttaattctgcaACAATACGATTTTGATCCGACAATTCCTGACACCATCAAGCAAATAAAGGAGTTAAAGAAAGTGCTTTGTGGTGTAACAAATAAGGTTGATAATTGCTCGCAGTACGTCAGTCAGAGGCCACGGAGTCCCTCATATGTGGTAACAGCTGATGGATCTCAATGGCAAAGCTTAGAAAACGTTGATGATGTTGAAGAATATCTTAGCGCTGAGAAAG ctaAGACACTAAGTGGCCCGACAAAAGCTAATACTAgtgaaaacatttatatatctgAAATACCCCAAGTAAAAGTGATTATTGAgaagttttcaaaatttaagAAGAATAATGTTGAACTCCGAAAACTAGAAGAAAAGATTGTGTGCATAGAATACGACGTATTTGAAACATGTATAGCGGAAAATAAACTAAAAGCTCCGAAACAAGTATTGAGAGCTTACTTCTCTGTAAAGCCAAAAACCGATAAACATAAAG ATGTTCCAGTATCAATAATACCATCTTCTGTTAAACGTAACTTCAACGTAACTAATGAAGATTTAGGGAAACTAGACGAAAAGGAAATAGAGATTATAGATGGTATGATAGTTGAAAATAAGCCGTAtttagatgatttaaaaaaagtcctTAAAAGAAAACAAGCATTATGTGCTCGGAAGGTAAAAACCTCTTTAGATTTAATGGCGTTATATGCAATGGCAAAAATGGAAGGTCCTGGTTTAGAAAATTTTACAGACAAAAATCTTCTATCCAAAGTGGAattagaagaaataaaaaatttggtAGCGAATAAATGCGCAACAAGCAAACATGGAATCAATAGACGAACTCTGAAAAGCGAAAACGAGACGAAAGAAACGAAACCAATTGAATGCGTTAGTGACGTTTCGAAGAGTATTTTCGCAGAGTTGACAAAAAGTGATGACTATtccttaaataagaaataa
- the LOC125066749 gene encoding probable methylthioribulose-1-phosphate dehydratase: MTDFGPEHPRNLIPELCKQFYHLGWVTGTGGGISIKEGDKIYIAPSGVQKERMKPDDLFVQTINDEDLELPPPDKKLKKSQCTPLFMLAYRERHAGAVIHTHSPHAVRCTLLYGNEFVITHQEMIKGIKDAKLGRYLRYDEKLVVPIIDNTPFEKDLAGSLAEALNKYPGTSAVLVRRHGVYVWGDTWQQAKTMTECYDYLFEMAVEMKKLGLDPTCQK; encoded by the exons ATGACGGATTTTGGACCT gAACACCCTAGGAATTTGATTCCAGAGCTTTGCAAGCAGTTCTACCACTTAGGATGGGTAACGGGAACCGGTGGGGGTATATCTATCAAAGAAGG ggataaaatttatatagcaCCCTCAGGTGTCCAAAAGGAAAGAATGAAACCAGATGATTTATTTGTCCAGACCATAAATGATGAAGACTTGGAACTGCCACCTCcggataaaaa GCTAAAGAAAAGTCAATGTACACCTTTATTCATGCTTGCGTACCGTGAACGCCATGCAGGAGCAGTCATACATACGCACTCCCCACATGCAGTGAGGTGTACTCTGTTATATGGCAATGAATTTGTTATTACACACCAAGAGATGATTAAG GGTATTAAAGATGCCAAGCTTGGACGATACCTCCGTTATGACGAGAAGCTAGTAGTTCCTATAATTGATAATACACCATTTGAGAAAGATCTCGCTGGCAGTTTGGCGGAAGCATTAAACAAGTATCCTGGAACGAGTGCTGTACTTGTTAGACGACATGGTGTGTATGTGTGGGGAGATACATGGCAACAGGCTAAAACTAT GACCGAATGCTATGATTATCTCTTTGAAATGGCCGTCGAAATGAAAAAACTAGGCCTAGACCCGACCTGTCAAAAATga
- the LOC125066831 gene encoding uncharacterized protein LOC125066831 isoform X2, whose amino-acid sequence MQEIPECLSRRYKALDELVKEFATSESRPNADCSTGDPSIRLLCNFWDILKEDPDVNLSEAVQQRMCANPQRCTLFGSHNINCYMAGCCKRNDDKKQDTINKCKSTRSKPSKESSEKNVCCVTQSTAPSNELPLNKVLCDLKQAASFEKKCQSKVNDLLETQKRLQDQIQVLEQREKDGVQLLKQADCMWSCMEETYKKKIGESLDRQKELLKQLKEVETSNMKWRKNKKDLEFEIDHVNKCQQEITERINQKTNDIKCIDVEIDDFKKRIDSNKKDLEVAKKSFGTKKQASKARISNIQLEVSRLEKVLKEEQQYKVTKEEEADKYVKEARQDLQKLCKVLLQKKLESEDMRAEKEALLLEIELLKQNCDQCKDKCKNKQESINEEIKTLDKEIAEFKVKCIRCHECTDTLDIRRFCTDCPRCVNERDCLYVGDHCIPDNALDCVCTTVKHKLLDNVFDNMYTVLERQVKSGPGKAVADVVLNCLKKSRNGKLNAETRKILQDFILTTVKKNLNLTIVGGAVKTRCEMDRETYKQLMLCLKQVKVTKPVKVDKGTESKKDPCRRWGNSECNCPKGPKDCICTKKAPPPPNEPKTCPPTTEDKEDAGEAVVCPYKESAACGPDCAMHELPDSVGSEVASWRPNPCQGPSCHFKNMRAAQCVLGQEGLSTFSSPKILRDEDPSKNSHSSTDPHASFKDLRCRPRDRIIEEVLGRYTEVTPIEKVSYTMISSDSIDIKN is encoded by the exons atgcaggAGATACCGGAATGTTTAAGCCGACGCTATAAAGCGCTGGATGAACTGGTCAAAGAGTTTGCTACTTCTGAATCGAGGCCTAATGCTGACTGCTCAACTGGGGACCCTAGTATCAGGTTGCTATGCAACTTTTGGGACATACTTAAAGAAGATCCTGATGTTAATCTATCA GAAGCTGTGCAGCAACGTATGTGTGCAAATCCACAGAGATGTACTTTATTTGGGTCGCATAATATCAATTGTTATATGGCTGGATGTTGTAAAAGGAACGATGATAAAAAACaagatactataaataaatgtaaaag TACACGGAGTAAGCCAAGCAAAGAGAGTTCTGAAAAGAATGTCTGTTGCGTAACACAATCTACTGCACCAAGTAATGAATTACCTCTGAATAAAGTTCTTTGTGACTTGAAACAg GCTGCTTCATTTGAGAAGAAGTGTCAAAGTAAAGTAAACGATTTATTAGAAACGCAAAAACGGTTGCAAGATCAAATTCAAGTTTTAGAACAGAGAGAGAAAGATGGTGTTCAGTTGCTAAAACAAGCTGATTGCATGTGGTCTTGTATGGAAGAAACATATAAGAAGAAAATAGGAGAATCCTTAGATAGACAAAAGGAATTATTAAAGCAG TTAAAAGAAGTAGAGACAAGTAATATGAAATGGCGTAAAAACAAAAAGGATTTAGAATTCGAAATAGACCATGTTAATAAATGTCAACAAGAAATAACAGAGAGGATTAACCAAAAAACCAACgatattaaatgtattgatGTGGAAATCGATGATTTTAAAAAACgtatagatagtaataaaaaagatttagaaGTAGCGAAAAAATCTTTCGGTACAAAAAAACAAGCTTCTAAA gcaAGAATTAGTAATATACAACTAGAAGTATCAAGGTTAGAGAAAGTTTTGAAAGAGGAGCAACAGTATAAAGTAACAAAAGAAGAAGAAGCTGACAAGTATGTAAAAGAAGCGAGACAAGACCTGCAAAAGTTGTGTAAAGTATTGTTACAAAAGAAACTTGAAAGTGAAGATATGCGAGCTGAG AAAGAAGCGTTGCTattagaaattgaattattaaaacagaattGTGATCAATGTAAAGACAAATGCAAAAATAAGCAAGAATCTATTAACgaagaaataaaaacactaGATAAAGAAATTGCTGAATTCAAAGTTAAATGTATAAGATGTCATGAATGCACAGACACTTTGGATATAAGGAGGTTTTGTACTGATTGTCCAAGATGTGTTAATGAAAGAGATTGTTTATATGTGGGCGATCATTGTATTCCAGATAATGCACTTGATTGTGTTTGTACAACAGTAAAACATAAACTTTTGGATAATGTTTTTGACAATATGTATACGGTATTGGAAAGGCAAGTGAAATCAGGACCAGGAAAAGCAGTGGCTGACGTAGTTTTAAATTGCTTAAAGAAAAGTAGAAATGGAAAGTTGAATGCAGAGACGAGGAAAATTCTACAGGATTTCATTTTGACAACTGTTAAGAAGAATTTGAATCTGACTATCGTCGGTGGAGCTGTTAAAACAAGATGCGAG ATGGACCGTGAAACTTACAAGCAACTGATGCTTTGTCTAAAACAAGTTAAAGTGACGAAACCGGTGAAAGTTGATAAAGGAACAGAATCTAAAAAG gATCCCTGTCGACGTTGGGGTAATAGTGAATGTAATTGTCCAAAAGGACCGAAAGATTGTATTTGTACCAAAAAAGCGCCACCACCACCAAATGAACCAAAGACATGCCCACCAACAACAGAAGATAAAGAAGATGcg GGCGAAGCCGTTGTATGTCCCTATAAAGAATCTGCAGCATGTGGTCCAGACTGTGCTATGCATGAATTACCGGACTCTGTTGGTAGCGAAGTGGCATCTTGGAGGCCTAATCCTTGTCAAG gaccgtcttgtcattttaaaaatatgcgaGCAGCGCAATGTGTCCTGGGCCAGGAAGGTCTGTCTACATTTTCAAGTCCAAAAATATTAAGAGACGAG GATCCATCTAAAAATAGCCATTCGTCAACAGACCCTCATGCTTCTTTTAAAG atttaagatGTCGTCCTCGTGATCGTATTATTGAAGAAGTTTTGGGTAGATATACAGAAGTAACACCAATAGAGAAAGTGAGTTATACAATGATTAGTAGTGATTCCATtgatattaagaattaa
- the LOC125066831 gene encoding uncharacterized protein LOC125066831 isoform X1, translated as MQEIPECLSRRYKALDELVKEFATSESRPNADCSTGDPSIRLLCNFWDILKEDPDVNLSEAVQQRMCANPQRCTLFGSHNINCYMAGCCKRNDDKKQDTINKCKSTRSKPSKESSEKNVCCVTQSTAPSNELPLNKVLCDLKQAASFEKKCQSKVNDLLETQKRLQDQIQVLEQREKDGVQLLKQADCMWSCMEETYKKKIGESLDRQKELLKQLKEVETSNMKWRKNKKDLEFEIDHVNKCQQEITERINQKTNDIKCIDVEIDDFKKRIDSNKKDLEVAKKSFGTKKQASKARISNIQLEVSRLEKVLKEEQQYKVTKEEEADKYVKEARQDLQKLCKVLLQKKLESEDMRAEKEALLLEIELLKQNCDQCKDKCKNKQESINEEIKTLDKEIAEFKVKCIRCHECTDTLDIRRFCTDCPRCVNERDCLYVGDHCIPDNALDCVCTTVKHKLLDNVFDNMYTVLERQVKSGPGKAVADVVLNCLKKSRNGKLNAETRKILQDFILTTVKKNLNLTIVGGAVKTRCEMDRETYKQLMLCLKQVKVTKPVKVDKGTESKKDPCRRWGNSECNCPKGPKDCICTKKAPPPPNEPKTCPPTTEDKEDAGEAVVCPYKESAACGPDCAMHELPDSVGSEVASWRPNPCQGPSCHFKNMRAAQCVLGQEGLSTFSSPKILRDEDPSKNSHSSTDPHASFKDTKQLKAVKDKINDTDNCEMVVEPVVRNQQLNVVPHDKYDLIDNNPIMLKSFSGDFLKIALNKTLVEEINKHLQEGTNVFVTMETKFGQPVFSLQSDATIADDQNIFLPKKSPSGNITLEAYKPIRKHSFDNAYSKESTNEEHEEIKNTDKSFKDNSSQPSKSSLKKYNLYDTKEHKKEYNNNGNKINNLHEVKFKGVNNCKDKETIFAIKETSSDNFKIVLDKEFEIYHKQAIKEYEGDNSVQFAELLKTNSGHFVINFRENSDDDKNKVLLIKTESGNIKVLVDKSKTDSLLTRKDSISSNFVMTANDLNKLLIKSQSISKEDIRDNSKVTKLPVTIKSLSDSKLYKKDKSDLLDQNKQKYQKDYPGGKKFACKEIATSCNGQYKDNLCDKSKCICKNICYKSKQWRWENSDHKNMNIQCDTSVKSKQNSSNSLKYSDLMRKRSDLSNAEFKFLKTPAEQSNNVRNKYQPGTESCGCSLSVSKETYNNVVDGSCSQPCYKYMSISNEHLDTDNYNKEQSIKAYNKNNRQEIKRTCNDSEHSWDTLEYFPPQLPPFLRDFNYS; from the exons atgcaggAGATACCGGAATGTTTAAGCCGACGCTATAAAGCGCTGGATGAACTGGTCAAAGAGTTTGCTACTTCTGAATCGAGGCCTAATGCTGACTGCTCAACTGGGGACCCTAGTATCAGGTTGCTATGCAACTTTTGGGACATACTTAAAGAAGATCCTGATGTTAATCTATCA GAAGCTGTGCAGCAACGTATGTGTGCAAATCCACAGAGATGTACTTTATTTGGGTCGCATAATATCAATTGTTATATGGCTGGATGTTGTAAAAGGAACGATGATAAAAAACaagatactataaataaatgtaaaag TACACGGAGTAAGCCAAGCAAAGAGAGTTCTGAAAAGAATGTCTGTTGCGTAACACAATCTACTGCACCAAGTAATGAATTACCTCTGAATAAAGTTCTTTGTGACTTGAAACAg GCTGCTTCATTTGAGAAGAAGTGTCAAAGTAAAGTAAACGATTTATTAGAAACGCAAAAACGGTTGCAAGATCAAATTCAAGTTTTAGAACAGAGAGAGAAAGATGGTGTTCAGTTGCTAAAACAAGCTGATTGCATGTGGTCTTGTATGGAAGAAACATATAAGAAGAAAATAGGAGAATCCTTAGATAGACAAAAGGAATTATTAAAGCAG TTAAAAGAAGTAGAGACAAGTAATATGAAATGGCGTAAAAACAAAAAGGATTTAGAATTCGAAATAGACCATGTTAATAAATGTCAACAAGAAATAACAGAGAGGATTAACCAAAAAACCAACgatattaaatgtattgatGTGGAAATCGATGATTTTAAAAAACgtatagatagtaataaaaaagatttagaaGTAGCGAAAAAATCTTTCGGTACAAAAAAACAAGCTTCTAAA gcaAGAATTAGTAATATACAACTAGAAGTATCAAGGTTAGAGAAAGTTTTGAAAGAGGAGCAACAGTATAAAGTAACAAAAGAAGAAGAAGCTGACAAGTATGTAAAAGAAGCGAGACAAGACCTGCAAAAGTTGTGTAAAGTATTGTTACAAAAGAAACTTGAAAGTGAAGATATGCGAGCTGAG AAAGAAGCGTTGCTattagaaattgaattattaaaacagaattGTGATCAATGTAAAGACAAATGCAAAAATAAGCAAGAATCTATTAACgaagaaataaaaacactaGATAAAGAAATTGCTGAATTCAAAGTTAAATGTATAAGATGTCATGAATGCACAGACACTTTGGATATAAGGAGGTTTTGTACTGATTGTCCAAGATGTGTTAATGAAAGAGATTGTTTATATGTGGGCGATCATTGTATTCCAGATAATGCACTTGATTGTGTTTGTACAACAGTAAAACATAAACTTTTGGATAATGTTTTTGACAATATGTATACGGTATTGGAAAGGCAAGTGAAATCAGGACCAGGAAAAGCAGTGGCTGACGTAGTTTTAAATTGCTTAAAGAAAAGTAGAAATGGAAAGTTGAATGCAGAGACGAGGAAAATTCTACAGGATTTCATTTTGACAACTGTTAAGAAGAATTTGAATCTGACTATCGTCGGTGGAGCTGTTAAAACAAGATGCGAG ATGGACCGTGAAACTTACAAGCAACTGATGCTTTGTCTAAAACAAGTTAAAGTGACGAAACCGGTGAAAGTTGATAAAGGAACAGAATCTAAAAAG gATCCCTGTCGACGTTGGGGTAATAGTGAATGTAATTGTCCAAAAGGACCGAAAGATTGTATTTGTACCAAAAAAGCGCCACCACCACCAAATGAACCAAAGACATGCCCACCAACAACAGAAGATAAAGAAGATGcg GGCGAAGCCGTTGTATGTCCCTATAAAGAATCTGCAGCATGTGGTCCAGACTGTGCTATGCATGAATTACCGGACTCTGTTGGTAGCGAAGTGGCATCTTGGAGGCCTAATCCTTGTCAAG gaccgtcttgtcattttaaaaatatgcgaGCAGCGCAATGTGTCCTGGGCCAGGAAGGTCTGTCTACATTTTCAAGTCCAAAAATATTAAGAGACGAG GATCCATCTAAAAATAGCCATTCGTCAACAGACCCTCATGCTTCTTTTAAAG ataCCAAACAACTGAAAGCagtaaaagacaaaataaacgATACAGATAACTGCGAAATGGTTGTTGAGCCTGTGGTTAGAAATCAACAATTAAATGTTGTGCCTCACGATAAATACGATCTAATTGATAATAATCCAATTATGCTAAAATCATTCTCTggggattttttaaaaatagccttaaataaaacattggtaGAAGAGATAAACAAACACCTACAAGAAGGTACTAATGTCTTTGTGACTATGGAAACTAAGTTTGGTCAGCCAGTGTTTAGCTTGCAATCAGATGCTACGATAGCGGatgatcaaaatatatttttaccaaagAAATCGCCATCTGGTAACATAACTCTTGAAGCATATAAGCCGATCCGCAAACATTCATTTGATAATGCATATAGTAAAGAATCGACAAATGAGGAACACGAGGAAATAaaaaacactgataaaagttttaaagataATTCTAGTCAACCTAGTAaaagtagtttaaaaaaatataacctttaTGATACTAAAGAgcataaaaaagaatataataataacggaaataagataaataatttacacgaagtaaaatttaaaggagTTAACAACTGCAAAGATAAGGAAACAATATTTGCAATTAAAGAAACGTCATCCGACAACTTTAAAATAGTGTTAGATAAAGAATTTGAAATATATCACAAACAAGCTATCAAAGAATATGAAGGAGATAACAGTGTTCAATTTGCTGAATTACTGAAAACTAATTCCGggcattttgtaataaattttagagaAAATAGTGACGATGACAAAAATAAGGTATTGTTGATTAAGACTGAATCTGGAAATATTAAAGTACTAGTGGACAAGTCCAAAACAGACTCTCTTTTGACTAGAAAAGATTCGATATCATCTAACTTTGTAATGACAgctaatgatttaaataaactcttaaTCAAATCCCAATCAATATCAAAGGAAGATATTAGAGATAATTCGAAAGTTACCAAATTACCAGTTACAATTAAGTCTTTGAGTGACtcaaaattgtacaaaaaaGATAAGTCTGATTTATTAGAccaaaataaacagaaatatcAAAAGGACTATCCAGGGGGTAAAAAATTTGCATGCAAAGAGATTGCAACATCTTGTAATGGTCAATACAAAGATAATTTATGTGATAAaagtaaatgtatttgtaaaaatatatgttataaatcaaAGCAATGGCGTTGGGAAAATTCTGACCATaaaaacatgaatattcagtgtgATACTAgtgtaaaatcaaaacaaaactcaTCTAACAGCTTGAAATACAGTGACTTAATGCGTAAAAGATCGGATTTAAGCAACGcagaatttaaatttcttaaaacacCAGCTGAACAGTCGAATAATGTCCGAAATAAATACCAGCCAGGAACTGAGTCTTGTGGCTGTAGTTTAAGCGTGTCAAAAGAAACCTATAACAACGTTGTTGATGGTAGCTGTTCTCAaccttgttataaatatatgtctatATCGAATGAACATTTAGATActgacaattataataaagaacaaTCCATTAaagcatataataaaaataatagacaagAGATTAAAAGAACATGTAATGATAGCGAACATTCCTGGGACACTCTAGAATATTTTCCTCCGCAATTGCCTCCTTTTTTAagagattttaattattcttaa